The following proteins are co-located in the Desulfobaccales bacterium genome:
- a CDS encoding glycosyltransferase family 4 protein, with product MNLLIITNHFWPENFRINDLALGLIKNGHRVTVLTGVPDYPEGKFFPGYGIFKRRQENYQGIKIRRVPRVPRGQGGKLRLTLSFLSFALCGCLLAPMYFPRSFDLILVFETSPVTVGLPALVLKRLRNIPIMFWVQDLWPESLSATGAVSSSLLLGLVGLLVQLIYRGSDLMLAQSRAFFPSIEKYGGSREKIVYLPNTAEDFYRPVQVEAKAPERSLLPRGFILMFAGNIGAAQDFETILSAAEVLKDQRDLHWVILGDGRRRAWVEDQVGIRGLGNTVHLLGRHPPETMPRFFALADALLVTLKKEPIFALTIPAKVQSYLACSKPVIASLDGEGARVVQEADAGLAGPAGDSAALADNVLAMYHLPTSKRRAMGLRGRGYFERHFERQMLLDRLEKLMQEVKGDQGRVLEKGILGRKMPIR from the coding sequence TACAGTCCTCACCGGTGTGCCTGACTACCCGGAGGGAAAATTCTTCCCTGGTTATGGTATCTTCAAGAGGCGTCAGGAGAACTACCAGGGGATAAAGATCCGGCGGGTGCCCCGGGTGCCCCGGGGCCAAGGCGGCAAGCTGCGGCTGACCTTAAGTTTTCTTTCCTTTGCCCTGTGCGGCTGTCTCTTGGCGCCGATGTATTTCCCCAGGTCATTTGACCTGATTTTGGTGTTCGAGACCTCGCCGGTGACGGTGGGATTGCCGGCCTTGGTTTTAAAAAGGCTCAGGAATATTCCCATCATGTTTTGGGTGCAGGACCTCTGGCCGGAAAGCCTCTCCGCTACCGGAGCGGTCAGTTCCAGTCTTCTCCTGGGTCTGGTTGGCCTTTTGGTGCAACTGATTTATCGCGGCAGCGATCTCATGCTGGCGCAGTCACGGGCCTTTTTCCCTTCCATCGAGAAGTATGGCGGCTCAAGGGAAAAAATCGTCTATCTTCCCAACACCGCCGAAGACTTCTACCGCCCGGTGCAAGTGGAAGCCAAGGCGCCGGAACGATCCCTGCTTCCCCGGGGGTTTATCCTGATGTTCGCTGGTAACATCGGCGCGGCTCAGGACTTTGAAACCATCCTGAGCGCAGCTGAAGTGCTCAAAGACCAGCGTGACCTGCATTGGGTAATCCTCGGAGATGGCCGCCGGCGCGCCTGGGTTGAAGACCAGGTGGGGATTCGGGGACTGGGCAACACGGTGCATCTCTTGGGGAGACACCCCCCGGAAACCATGCCCCGCTTTTTTGCCCTGGCCGACGCTCTGCTGGTGACCCTCAAGAAGGAACCGATCTTCGCCCTGACCATACCCGCCAAGGTGCAGTCGTACCTGGCCTGTAGCAAGCCCGTCATTGCCTCTCTGGACGGGGAGGGTGCCCGGGTGGTGCAGGAGGCCGACGCGGGTCTTGCGGGTCCGGCCGGAGACTCAGCGGCACTGGCGGATAACGTCCTGGCAATGTACCACCTGCCCACATCAAAGCGCCGGGCCATGGGACTCCGGGGCCGCGGCTATTTTGAGCGACACTTTGAGCGGCAGATGCTTCTAGACCGGTTGGAGAAACTGATGCAGGAGGTGAAGGGCGACCAGGGGAGAGTTTTGGAAAAAGGTATTTTAGGGCGGAAGATGCCAATACGATAA
- a CDS encoding SDR family oxidoreductase, translated as MGKGGKPKRILVLGASGALGHVMFTWLSGRDGLEVFGTVRDQEQAGHWFSQNLLNKCLGNVDAFNFNSLINALALVKPEIVVNCIGIVKQSHLAADPVMSISINSLLPHRLAVACRLAGIRLIQMSTDCVFDGVRGNYREEDPANALDIYGRTKALGEVTSAGCLTVRTSIISHELRGKLGLLEWFLAQKNQVRGFTRAIFSGFPMITFTKIIEDYLLEDPGLTGLYHISSVPITKYDLLKLVAKQYGKKIEITPDHSLKVDRSLDSSSFRKITGYTPPSWPEMVAEMHQHYLSSSDYK; from the coding sequence GTGGGGAAGGGCGGCAAACCTAAAAGAATCTTGGTTCTGGGGGCTAGCGGGGCGTTAGGGCATGTAATGTTCACCTGGTTGTCGGGCCGTGACGGTCTGGAGGTCTTCGGCACGGTCAGGGACCAGGAGCAGGCGGGCCATTGGTTTTCTCAGAATTTATTAAATAAATGTTTAGGAAATGTGGATGCTTTTAATTTTAATAGCTTGATAAATGCCTTGGCTTTAGTAAAACCTGAGATAGTGGTTAATTGCATCGGCATCGTCAAACAGTCACACTTGGCTGCCGATCCGGTCATGTCGATCTCCATCAATTCCTTGTTACCCCATCGCCTTGCCGTAGCATGCCGCCTTGCCGGAATTCGCCTGATCCAAATGAGTACTGACTGTGTCTTTGACGGCGTCCGAGGCAATTACCGGGAGGAGGACCCGGCCAATGCCCTGGATATTTACGGCCGGACGAAGGCCCTGGGGGAAGTGACCTCTGCCGGTTGTCTCACCGTCAGGACCTCCATCATCTCTCACGAACTTCGGGGCAAATTAGGGTTATTGGAATGGTTTCTGGCACAGAAAAACCAGGTTCGGGGATTCACCCGGGCTATTTTTAGTGGCTTCCCCATGATAACCTTTACGAAAATTATCGAGGATTACCTGTTGGAAGATCCTGGACTAACCGGGCTCTATCACATCTCCTCCGTCCCCATTACTAAATACGACTTGTTAAAATTGGTGGCTAAGCAGTACGGTAAGAAAATCGAAATAACTCCCGATCACAGCCTCAAGGTGGATCGCTCCCTGGACTCCTCCTCTTTTCGGAAGATTACCGGCTATACGCCGCCGTCTTGGCCGGAGATGGTGGCTGAGATGCATCAGCATTATCTCTCGTCAAGCGACTATAAATAA
- a CDS encoding polysaccharide biosynthesis protein, which yields MILTDKRIVITGGTGSLGKTLVNRILSGELGTPKKVIVFSRDEAKQHDMRIAYLSKSVVTDEVIYRNFMNILEMRIGDVRDYANVCSVIKDADIVFNAASLKQVPTCEYFPVQALQTNCLGAYNIARAIEENSYPVETVVGISTDKACKPVNVMGMTKSIQERIFIAANIMMPKTRFICVRYGNVLASRGSVIPLFHEQIRNGGPVTITIPEMTRFLLSLDQAVDTVFAAVRWADPGDTYIPGAPSATVLNIARALIGERKIETVVTGIRPGEKIHEILVSEEEANRCFKQGDYYTIRPMLPELRQEGDLLGPCLRNEFSSANASLTYENTLELLRKHGLLGDANNIDFS from the coding sequence ATGATACTGACCGATAAAAGAATCGTAATCACCGGGGGTACGGGGTCGTTGGGAAAGACGCTGGTAAACCGGATTCTCTCAGGCGAATTGGGAACCCCCAAGAAGGTCATCGTATTTTCCCGGGATGAAGCCAAGCAGCACGACATGAGGATCGCGTACCTGTCCAAATCGGTGGTCACCGATGAGGTGATTTACCGCAATTTCATGAACATCCTGGAGATGCGCATCGGCGACGTCCGGGATTATGCCAACGTCTGTTCGGTGATCAAAGACGCGGACATCGTCTTCAACGCCGCCTCATTGAAGCAAGTGCCCACCTGTGAGTACTTTCCGGTGCAGGCCTTGCAGACCAATTGCCTGGGGGCTTACAATATTGCGCGGGCCATCGAAGAGAATAGCTATCCGGTAGAGACGGTGGTTGGCATCAGCACCGATAAGGCGTGCAAGCCGGTTAACGTTATGGGCATGACCAAGTCCATTCAAGAGCGCATCTTTATTGCAGCCAATATTATGATGCCCAAAACCCGCTTTATTTGCGTGCGCTACGGCAATGTGTTGGCTTCCCGGGGGTCGGTGATCCCCCTGTTTCACGAACAGATCAGAAATGGCGGGCCGGTTACTATCACGATTCCGGAAATGACCCGCTTTCTCTTGAGCCTGGACCAGGCGGTGGATACCGTATTTGCTGCGGTACGCTGGGCTGATCCTGGGGACACCTACATACCGGGAGCCCCCAGCGCCACGGTGCTCAATATTGCCCGGGCCCTCATCGGGGAACGGAAGATTGAGACTGTCGTCACCGGCATCCGCCCGGGGGAGAAAATCCACGAGATCTTGGTGTCCGAAGAGGAAGCCAACCGCTGTTTTAAGCAAGGCGATTATTATACCATAAGGCCCATGCTGCCGGAGTTGCGCCAGGAGGGAGACCTTCTAGGCCCTTGCCTAAGAAATGAGTTCAGCTCCGCTAATGCGAGTCTCACCTATGAGAATACCCTGGAATTACTCAGGAAACATGGCTTGTTAGGCGATGCCAATAATATTGATTTCTCTTAA
- the wecB gene encoding UDP-N-acetylglucosamine 2-epimerase (non-hydrolyzing), whose protein sequence is MPVKVMTIVGTRPEIIKLSRIMSELDKYTCHILVHSGQNYDYELNEIFFKDLEMRKPDHFLDAVGGTVADTIGNVISKADAVMARENPDALLLLGDTNTCLVAIPAKRRKIPIFHMEAGNRCFDQRVPEEINRKIVDHLSDINMTHTEHARRYLLQEGIKPEMVIKTGSPMKEVLMHYREQIEESTVLANLGLAPQGYLVVSAHREENIDSDTNFSDLLATLKAMADRYRKLIIVSTHPRTRKRLADAGVMELGEGIRFLKPLGFFDYVKLQLQAFCVVSDSGTITEESSILGFPAVTIRQAHERPEGMDVGTLIMCGVKAPRVLEAIDVVTSQHAAGGRRFALVPDYDVDNVSQKVLRIILSYIDYVNRTVWQKT, encoded by the coding sequence ATGCCGGTTAAAGTAATGACCATTGTCGGGACCCGGCCGGAAATAATCAAACTATCCCGAATAATGAGCGAACTGGATAAATATACTTGCCATATCTTGGTTCATTCCGGGCAGAATTATGACTACGAGTTAAACGAGATCTTTTTCAAAGATCTAGAGATGAGGAAGCCCGACCATTTCTTGGATGCGGTGGGAGGCACGGTGGCTGACACCATCGGCAACGTCATCAGCAAGGCCGACGCAGTAATGGCCCGAGAGAACCCTGATGCGCTTCTGTTACTGGGAGATACCAACACCTGCCTGGTGGCCATCCCGGCTAAACGGCGTAAGATCCCAATTTTCCACATGGAAGCGGGCAACCGCTGCTTCGACCAAAGGGTCCCTGAAGAAATCAACCGCAAAATCGTTGACCATCTCAGTGACATCAACATGACTCACACGGAGCATGCCAGGCGTTATCTCCTCCAGGAGGGCATCAAGCCGGAAATGGTAATCAAGACCGGCTCTCCAATGAAAGAGGTATTGATGCACTACCGGGAGCAAATTGAAGAATCTACGGTCCTGGCCAACCTGGGTTTGGCGCCGCAGGGTTACCTGGTGGTCAGTGCCCATCGAGAAGAGAATATCGACAGCGATACTAACTTCAGTGACCTGTTAGCCACTTTGAAGGCCATGGCGGATAGGTATCGCAAACTTATCATCGTCAGCACCCATCCCCGCACCAGGAAGAGATTGGCGGATGCCGGGGTCATGGAACTGGGAGAAGGCATCCGGTTCTTAAAGCCGCTGGGATTCTTCGATTATGTCAAGTTGCAGCTCCAGGCTTTTTGCGTGGTGTCCGACAGCGGCACCATCACGGAGGAGTCTTCCATCCTCGGTTTTCCCGCGGTGACCATTCGGCAGGCACATGAGCGCCCGGAGGGGATGGACGTCGGGACCCTGATCATGTGTGGCGTCAAAGCCCCTCGGGTTCTCGAGGCCATTGACGTCGTCACCTCCCAGCATGCCGCCGGGGGACGACGATTCGCTCTGGTTCCAGACTATGATGTTGACAATGTCTCACAGAAGGTGCTGCGCATTATCCTCAGCTATATCGACTACGTCAACCGGACGGTCTGGCAAAAAACCTAA
- a CDS encoding sugar transferase, translating to MFKLFSLYISQWKVLLIAGDAGCYLLSVAATLLLYPYTTDRAWDFLYQYRVIFLLIGVTYFLVLFIADLYDYLKDFRQIINIVHVLIACWIGSLAVVLIFYFTIKGAYVGRSMIIIQAVFFSILMAAWRFVFSAISQIQRLQKRLLIIGAGKAGRHLVSSLCSRSGCGFDVVGFVDDDVTKVGTQPEGLPVLGDSSRLSDLIKGYQINLVVMAMSRERSPQLTNNLIQVSWDNCPLVDLPTFYEFLTGKLPTEYISDNWIFNWSINNSKIYYIRVKRLLDLILAAFLLVPTGPLMLLTALLIKLGSEGPIFFQQERLGQKGKPFQIIKFRTMVQGAENNGPVWTDYNDPRITKVGKIIRKLRLDELPQLLNILRGEMSFIGPRPLAHTDYMDTIQFYNYRTLVKPGITGWAQVMYPEGLTIDTTQEKLKYDLYYIKNISLLLDLAILLKTVRTVVFGKGR from the coding sequence ATGTTCAAGCTATTCAGCCTCTATATCTCCCAATGGAAAGTGCTGTTAATCGCCGGGGACGCGGGGTGCTATCTGCTATCGGTGGCCGCTACCCTCCTGTTATACCCCTATACCACAGACAGGGCGTGGGATTTTCTGTATCAATATAGGGTTATCTTTTTATTGATAGGGGTTACCTATTTTCTCGTCCTTTTTATTGCAGATCTTTACGATTACCTGAAAGATTTTCGGCAAATCATAAACATCGTGCACGTCCTGATCGCCTGCTGGATCGGCAGTCTGGCGGTGGTCCTAATATTCTATTTTACCATTAAAGGCGCATACGTAGGCCGCAGTATGATAATCATCCAGGCGGTGTTTTTTTCGATTCTCATGGCCGCCTGGCGCTTTGTTTTTTCCGCCATATCCCAGATCCAGCGGTTGCAAAAGCGTCTCCTGATCATCGGCGCCGGCAAGGCCGGGCGGCACCTGGTGAGTTCCCTCTGCAGCAGGTCCGGGTGCGGCTTTGACGTGGTGGGCTTCGTGGATGACGATGTGACGAAGGTGGGGACCCAACCGGAAGGTTTGCCAGTCCTGGGAGATTCTTCGCGCTTATCTGATTTAATCAAGGGATATCAGATTAATCTGGTGGTAATGGCTATGTCCCGGGAAAGGTCTCCCCAGCTGACCAATAATTTGATCCAGGTATCCTGGGATAACTGTCCGCTTGTTGACCTGCCTACTTTCTATGAGTTTCTCACCGGGAAGCTACCTACCGAATATATTTCGGATAACTGGATTTTTAATTGGAGTATTAATAACAGCAAGATTTACTATATTCGGGTAAAGCGGCTCCTTGATTTGATCCTGGCTGCATTTTTATTAGTTCCGACCGGTCCTCTCATGCTGCTGACGGCACTGTTAATCAAGCTCGGAAGCGAGGGCCCGATATTCTTCCAGCAAGAGCGACTTGGCCAAAAAGGCAAGCCTTTTCAGATAATTAAATTTAGGACTATGGTGCAAGGGGCTGAAAATAATGGCCCGGTGTGGACCGACTACAATGACCCCCGTATAACCAAGGTGGGAAAAATCATAAGAAAGCTAAGGTTGGATGAGTTGCCGCAGTTATTGAATATCCTTCGAGGAGAAATGAGTTTTATCGGCCCTCGACCTTTGGCGCACACCGACTACATGGATACGATTCAATTTTATAATTATCGAACCCTCGTAAAACCGGGCATCACAGGCTGGGCCCAGGTGATGTATCCAGAGGGATTAACCATTGACACAACCCAAGAAAAGCTAAAATATGATCTCTATTATATTAAAAATATTAGCTTGTTATTGGATCTGGCTATTCTCTTAAAAACCGTGCGTACAGTTGTCTTTGGGAAGGGAAGATAA
- the asnB gene encoding asparagine synthase (glutamine-hydrolyzing) → MCGIVGVFAYHSSVVSVDEVLKMREAMQSRGPDGSGLWISQDRRVALAHRRLSIIDLSDAGAQPMGTADQSVWVVFNGEIYNYRELRTFLEAKGYRFQSHSDTEVLLHLYQEFGEAMTDHLRGMYAFAVWDNVRKSLLLGRDPFGIKPLYYADDGKTLRFASQVKALLAGGAVETEPQPAGHVGFFLWGYVPEPYTLFRRIRALPAGSTMVKDLLGNTEMRSFCSIPGEIEKAYALGKDSGITRDAMHDELKQALDDSITHHLVSDVPVGIFLSSGLDSSTITALASRGQGQLHSITLGFQELRGTCQDETAYAAKIAARYGTIHQTQWITGEDFQGDYQRILAVMDQPAIDGINMYFVAKVAAAAGMKTALSGLGGDELFGGYPSFHDIPRMARILSLPSVVPGLGRMFRTVTAPWLKHFTSPKYAGLLEYGGTYAGAYLLRRGLFMPWELPALMDPDMARAGWQELQPLARLEETVPNVPADFLKVSALEMVWYMRNQLLRVADWAGMAHSLEIRVPLVDITLLRKIVPLLASEHRPGKLDMAGTLENPLPDEVLKRTKSGFFVPVRRWLGSASSHKGSNWDHDWRSWAQTLYKHHTTL, encoded by the coding sequence ATGTGCGGAATCGTTGGTGTCTTCGCCTATCATAGCTCTGTCGTCAGTGTGGACGAGGTCTTAAAAATGCGGGAAGCCATGCAATCCCGGGGCCCGGATGGGAGTGGCCTATGGATCTCTCAGGACCGGCGGGTAGCGTTGGCCCATCGCCGTTTGTCGATTATTGATTTGAGCGACGCCGGGGCTCAACCCATGGGGACTGCTGATCAGTCTGTCTGGGTGGTATTTAACGGTGAGATCTATAACTATCGGGAACTCCGCACTTTCTTAGAGGCCAAGGGCTATCGCTTCCAGTCCCACAGCGATACGGAGGTCTTGCTCCATCTCTACCAGGAATTTGGCGAGGCCATGACGGATCATTTGCGTGGCATGTATGCCTTTGCCGTCTGGGACAACGTCAGGAAAAGCTTGCTCCTGGGCCGAGATCCCTTCGGGATAAAGCCTCTCTACTACGCGGATGATGGGAAGACCTTGAGGTTTGCCTCTCAGGTCAAGGCTTTGCTGGCAGGAGGTGCCGTAGAAACCGAGCCCCAACCCGCCGGGCACGTTGGTTTTTTTCTTTGGGGTTATGTGCCGGAACCATACACCTTGTTCCGGAGAATTCGGGCCCTCCCGGCGGGATCGACCATGGTCAAAGATCTCCTAGGGAACACTGAAATGAGAAGTTTTTGCAGCATTCCCGGAGAAATCGAAAAGGCTTATGCCCTCGGCAAGGACTCGGGCATAACTCGAGATGCGATGCACGATGAACTGAAACAGGCCCTGGATGACAGTATCACGCACCATTTGGTCTCGGATGTCCCGGTAGGCATATTTCTCTCCTCGGGGCTGGATTCAAGTACCATCACTGCGCTAGCCAGTCGGGGACAAGGGCAATTGCACTCCATTACCCTGGGGTTTCAGGAATTGCGGGGCACCTGCCAGGATGAAACCGCCTATGCGGCCAAGATTGCGGCGCGTTATGGCACCATTCACCAAACCCAATGGATAACTGGGGAGGATTTTCAAGGCGATTACCAAAGGATTTTGGCAGTGATGGACCAGCCCGCGATCGATGGGATCAATATGTATTTTGTGGCCAAGGTAGCGGCGGCTGCAGGCATGAAAACGGCCCTTTCAGGCCTGGGGGGAGACGAACTTTTTGGCGGCTATCCCAGTTTTCACGATATACCCCGAATGGCCCGAATCCTTTCCCTCCCCAGCGTGGTTCCAGGGTTGGGCCGTATGTTTCGCACTGTCACCGCCCCCTGGCTGAAGCACTTCACTTCTCCCAAGTATGCCGGATTGTTGGAATATGGTGGCACCTACGCCGGCGCCTACCTCCTGCGGCGGGGGCTATTCATGCCTTGGGAACTGCCGGCATTAATGGACCCGGATATGGCTCGGGCCGGCTGGCAAGAGCTGCAACCTCTGGCCCGCCTGGAAGAGACCGTCCCCAACGTCCCGGCAGATTTTTTGAAAGTTTCGGCGCTGGAAATGGTATGGTATATGCGGAACCAGCTTTTGCGGGTGGCCGATTGGGCTGGCATGGCCCATTCTCTGGAAATCCGGGTGCCGTTGGTGGATATCACTCTGTTGAGAAAGATCGTACCGCTGCTGGCGTCAGAGCATCGCCCCGGAAAACTGGATATGGCCGGAACGCTTGAGAACCCCTTGCCCGATGAAGTCCTAAAGCGGACCAAATCGGGGTTTTTTGTGCCGGTAAGACGCTGGCTGGGTTCCGCTTCTTCCCACAAAGGGTCCAATTGGGACCATGATTGGCGTTCCTGGGCCCAAACCCTCTATAAGCACCATACCACTCTATGA
- a CDS encoding glycosyltransferase family 4 protein, with the protein MEAFGGIGGIAKYNRDFLRALCSTPKIEEVVAVPRLMPLVPEILPPKLTYIVAALPSRVSYIKAVLKLLIKRSKFDLIGCGHIKLLPVAILAKLVTKAPLLLIIYGVDAWTPLKNIFLKYFLSKVDKIISISEITKQRFMRWSQVTQEKFYILPNAIIQKNYGVGAKSMELVERYNLKDKTVLMTLGRLSAEEKYKGFDEIMELLPELAKQIPNIAYVIVGDGDDRPRLEAKAKSLGVGERIVFTGFTPEAEKADHYRLADAFVMPGRGEGFGFVFLEALACGIPAVGSTLDGSREALRGGALGILVDPRHPEDIQAGIFEALRRPRGVIPGGLEYFSFENFEKRCHQILAHVVKSREVS; encoded by the coding sequence ATGGAAGCTTTTGGCGGTATTGGGGGTATCGCCAAATACAATAGAGATTTTTTGCGGGCTTTGTGTTCCACACCCAAGATCGAAGAAGTTGTGGCGGTACCGCGACTGATGCCCCTGGTCCCGGAGATCTTGCCACCAAAGCTCACCTATATCGTGGCAGCTTTACCTAGCCGGGTGTCATATATCAAAGCTGTTTTAAAGTTATTAATAAAAAGGTCGAAATTTGATTTAATCGGTTGTGGTCATATTAAGTTACTTCCAGTTGCAATTTTGGCAAAATTAGTCACTAAGGCTCCATTACTATTAATTATCTATGGCGTAGACGCCTGGACTCCACTAAAGAATATTTTCTTAAAATATTTTCTCTCTAAAGTGGACAAGATAATTTCTATAAGTGAAATAACCAAGCAAAGATTTATGCGATGGTCTCAAGTAACTCAGGAGAAATTTTATATCCTTCCCAATGCTATAATCCAAAAGAATTATGGTGTTGGTGCCAAGTCCATGGAATTGGTTGAACGTTACAATCTCAAAGACAAAACCGTCCTCATGACGTTGGGCAGACTGTCTGCAGAGGAAAAATACAAAGGTTTTGATGAGATCATGGAGTTACTCCCTGAATTGGCAAAACAAATCCCCAACATCGCCTATGTGATCGTTGGCGATGGTGACGATAGACCTCGGCTGGAAGCGAAAGCCAAATCGCTGGGAGTAGGAGAACGTATAGTGTTCACCGGATTCACCCCTGAGGCGGAAAAAGCCGACCATTACCGTCTCGCCGACGCCTTTGTGATGCCTGGTCGGGGTGAGGGGTTTGGTTTCGTCTTTTTAGAGGCGCTGGCCTGCGGCATACCGGCAGTGGGCAGCACCCTGGACGGCAGCCGGGAGGCCTTACGGGGCGGGGCCTTAGGGATCTTGGTGGACCCGCGGCATCCCGAGGACATTCAAGCCGGCATATTTGAGGCTTTGAGACGCCCCCGAGGGGTCATTCCCGGGGGGCTGGAGTATTTCTCCTTCGAGAACTTTGAGAAACGCTGCCATCAAATCCTGGCGCACGTGGTTAAATCCAGGGAAGTTAGTTAA
- a CDS encoding GDP-mannose 4,6-dehydratase, with protein MQKALICGISGQDGAYLAQLLLTKGYQVVGSSRDAQISSFGNLVRLKIRDQIEVESVALSDFRSVLQALIKVEPDVIYNLAGQSSVALSFQQPVETLESISVGTLNLLEAIRFTGKPIKLYNACSGECFGDIADAADEQTPFRPRSPYAVAKAAAFWEVANYREAYNIFACSGILFNHESPLRPARFVTKKIVSAACRIAAGGREKLKLGNIAIQRDWGWAPEYVNAMWLMMQQEQPDDFVIATGESHSLEEFVTAAFARVGLDWREHVVSDSGLFRPTDIAISRGNPRKSRETLQWQAKHKMKEVITLMVEDELRTLKGHEA; from the coding sequence ATGCAAAAGGCGCTTATTTGCGGGATTTCGGGACAAGATGGGGCTTATCTCGCTCAACTCCTGTTGACTAAAGGGTATCAAGTCGTCGGGAGTTCGCGCGATGCCCAGATATCGTCCTTCGGAAATTTAGTTCGGCTCAAGATTCGTGACCAGATCGAAGTGGAATCCGTAGCTCTCAGTGATTTTCGCAGCGTCCTGCAAGCACTCATCAAAGTGGAGCCGGATGTGATTTACAATCTGGCCGGTCAGAGCTCTGTGGCCCTCTCTTTTCAGCAGCCGGTGGAAACCCTGGAGAGTATTAGCGTGGGCACCCTTAACCTCCTGGAAGCTATCCGGTTCACCGGGAAACCCATAAAATTATATAATGCCTGTTCCGGAGAATGTTTTGGAGATATTGCCGACGCGGCCGATGAACAGACGCCGTTTCGCCCCCGCAGCCCTTATGCCGTGGCCAAAGCCGCGGCTTTTTGGGAAGTGGCCAACTATCGGGAGGCCTATAATATTTTTGCGTGTTCCGGGATTTTGTTCAATCATGAATCGCCCTTAAGACCGGCTCGTTTCGTCACCAAAAAAATTGTGAGCGCAGCTTGTCGTATTGCGGCCGGAGGCCGGGAGAAACTCAAACTGGGGAATATCGCCATCCAGCGTGACTGGGGTTGGGCCCCGGAATATGTTAACGCCATGTGGCTTATGATGCAGCAGGAACAACCGGATGATTTTGTGATCGCCACGGGTGAAAGCCATTCTTTAGAGGAATTTGTGACTGCGGCTTTTGCTCGGGTGGGACTGGATTGGCGTGAGCATGTCGTCTCGGATTCCGGTTTATTCCGGCCCACTGATATTGCCATCAGCCGGGGCAATCCCCGGAAATCCCGGGAAACTTTGCAATGGCAGGCCAAACATAAAATGAAAGAAGTCATCACCTTGATGGTGGAAGATGAACTTCGAACCCTGAAAGGGCATGAAGCCTAA
- a CDS encoding glycosyltransferase family 4 protein: MKPKIRLAYLVTHPIQYQAPLLRRIAAEPGIDLTVFFCSDFSLKSYFDPCFRKIIAWDVPLTEGYRYEILPAAGRRDRLSFWRPFNYGLARRLNPVNFDILWVHGYNRWFHWLAMAWAKMRGLKVLVRDEATLLSTPRRGLKRLAKRLFFLMLKNLVDGFLAIGTLNAAYYRSFGIAPERIFPVPYAVDNRFFRDKAKAASPEREILRWEIGLEPDRPIILYASKLSQVKHGADLLEAYLQMSPDPAQEPHPYLLFIGDGDQRATMEARARTVNWRSIKFLGFKNQTELPRYYDLCDVLVLPSVFEPWGLVINEVMNAGRAVVVSDQVGCAPDLVRSGENGYIFKTGDIDGLRQALLNIVSDPQKCRAMGQKSLEIIETWGIEEDVAGLKQALAFVVEK, from the coding sequence ATGAAGCCTAAAATCCGCTTGGCTTACCTGGTGACCCATCCGATCCAGTACCAGGCTCCCCTGCTGCGCCGGATTGCCGCGGAGCCCGGCATTGATCTGACGGTGTTCTTTTGCAGCGATTTTTCATTGAAAAGCTATTTCGACCCCTGTTTCAGAAAAATCATTGCGTGGGATGTCCCGCTGACCGAGGGCTACCGGTATGAAATCCTTCCGGCCGCAGGAAGGCGAGATCGGCTGTCGTTCTGGAGGCCTTTTAATTACGGATTAGCCAGGCGTCTGAACCCGGTCAATTTTGATATTCTCTGGGTCCATGGTTATAATCGCTGGTTCCATTGGCTCGCTATGGCCTGGGCCAAAATGCGAGGGCTCAAGGTGCTGGTGCGGGATGAGGCCACGCTGCTCAGCACTCCTCGCCGCGGACTTAAGCGTTTGGCAAAGAGATTATTCTTCCTGATGCTCAAGAACCTCGTGGATGGATTTTTGGCCATTGGCACACTCAATGCGGCGTATTATCGATCTTTTGGCATTGCCCCGGAAAGGATTTTCCCAGTGCCGTATGCGGTGGATAATCGCTTTTTCCGCGATAAAGCCAAAGCGGCCTCCCCGGAGCGGGAGATTCTGCGGTGGGAAATTGGGCTTGAGCCAGACCGGCCTATCATCCTTTATGCCAGCAAATTGTCGCAAGTGAAACACGGCGCCGACCTGCTGGAGGCCTACCTGCAGATGTCGCCTGATCCGGCTCAAGAACCCCATCCTTACCTTTTGTTTATCGGTGACGGCGACCAGAGAGCAACTATGGAAGCCCGGGCCAGGACCGTGAATTGGCGTTCCATTAAGTTCCTGGGGTTCAAGAATCAGACCGAGCTCCCCAGGTACTATGACCTGTGCGATGTTTTGGTGTTACCCTCCGTTTTCGAACCCTGGGGTCTGGTAATTAATGAGGTAATGAACGCGGGTCGGGCTGTGGTGGTGAGTGATCAGGTGGGCTGCGCCCCCGATCTGGTTCGGTCCGGGGAAAATGGGTATATCTTCAAAACTGGAGACATTGACGGGCTCCGGCAAGCGCTCTTGAACATTGTGAGCGATCCGCAAAAGTGTCGGGCCATGGGTCAAAAAAGCCTGGAAATCATTGAAACATGGGGCATAGAAGAGGATGTCGCCGGCCTTAAGCAAGCCTTGGCATTTGTAGTAGAGAAATAG